Proteins from one Shewanella pealeana ATCC 700345 genomic window:
- the pilW gene encoding type IV pilus biogenesis/stability protein PilW: MNQSKLVLPLVLILSSVMTTGCVTQDTYAGTDTPVSERKVDKVAAARQRIQLGLTYLQKGNSEQAKANLDRALAFAPNLEEVHIAFAYYYQSVGELEKTEQAYREAIDSSDATGDSYNNFGAFLCQQGKYAESEKMFLKAVDQPLYTRSASTYENLGICSRKAGQMSKAQSYFAMALNYDPRRRTSLIELTEIDYEEGKYAEAREQLSRYHRVAAESAGSLALGIKIEQGLNDQEAVRRFGILLLAKFPQSVQAKEYRASMH; the protein is encoded by the coding sequence ATGAATCAGAGTAAGCTGGTATTGCCGCTGGTATTAATCCTGTCGTCAGTGATGACAACAGGGTGTGTTACCCAAGATACCTATGCGGGTACCGATACGCCAGTCTCTGAAAGAAAAGTGGATAAAGTTGCCGCTGCACGTCAGCGAATACAACTTGGTCTGACCTATCTACAAAAAGGCAATAGTGAACAAGCCAAAGCCAACCTCGATCGAGCATTGGCTTTTGCACCCAATTTGGAAGAAGTGCACATTGCTTTTGCTTATTACTACCAGTCTGTCGGTGAATTAGAAAAAACAGAGCAAGCATACAGAGAAGCGATCGACTCAAGTGATGCAACGGGTGATTCATACAATAACTTCGGTGCATTTTTGTGTCAGCAAGGTAAATATGCTGAGTCTGAGAAGATGTTTCTAAAAGCTGTTGACCAGCCTCTGTATACCCGTTCGGCTTCAACCTATGAAAACCTCGGTATTTGTAGCCGTAAAGCCGGACAAATGAGTAAAGCGCAGTCTTATTTTGCGATGGCACTAAACTACGATCCTAGAAGACGTACCTCACTAATCGAGCTGACAGAGATCGATTATGAAGAGGGCAAATATGCCGAGGCGAGAGAACAACTTTCTCGCTATCATAGAGTGGCTGCAGAATCTGCAGGCAGTTTGGCACTCGGGATTAAAATTGAACAAGGTTTGAATGACCAAGAAGCGGTTAGACGGTTCGGTATCTTACTACTGGCAAAGTTTCCGCAGTCTGTTCAGGCCAAAGAATATCGGGCTAGTATGCATTAA
- a CDS encoding CNNM domain-containing protein has translation MITLIIIIFVAITVSFLCSVFEAVLLSVTPSYIASLTKTNPGAANRLRKQKENVESPLVSILTLNTIAHTVGAAVAGAQAAKVFGDEMLGVFSGVLTFLILFFSEIIPKTLGANYWRSLAPTVSIALVWMERSTLPLIWMSNQVTKLMGKGDEGQYIRQEMSAMAEIGRASGELDEQESKILTQMLSVKEMPVTAIMTPRTVLFRLPTDLTQDQFTRQYMAKPFTRIPVYDQEPDNIIGYVNRNDILLAERNTPKESIAVLKKSLLVIPETAKILPLFELMIKRNTKIAMVVDEYGSHEGIVTLEDIVESLLGLEIVDSNDPVTDMQQFARKLWSRRMKDKGIVLSDDGDFEKEER, from the coding sequence ATGATAACCCTTATCATTATAATATTTGTCGCGATAACCGTCTCTTTTCTTTGTAGTGTGTTTGAAGCCGTATTGCTTTCAGTGACACCAAGTTACATAGCCTCATTAACTAAAACCAATCCAGGTGCAGCTAATAGATTACGTAAGCAAAAAGAGAATGTTGAATCTCCACTCGTTTCAATCCTGACCTTAAACACTATCGCTCACACCGTCGGTGCTGCAGTTGCTGGTGCGCAAGCGGCTAAGGTATTTGGCGATGAGATGTTAGGCGTATTTTCTGGTGTTCTTACCTTCTTAATTCTCTTCTTCTCAGAGATCATCCCTAAGACCCTAGGTGCAAACTACTGGCGTTCACTCGCTCCAACTGTATCTATCGCCTTGGTTTGGATGGAACGAAGTACCTTGCCTCTTATCTGGATGTCTAATCAAGTTACTAAACTGATGGGCAAAGGCGATGAAGGTCAGTACATTCGTCAAGAGATGAGTGCGATGGCAGAGATTGGTCGTGCATCTGGAGAGCTTGATGAGCAAGAGTCAAAGATTTTGACTCAGATGCTGTCGGTTAAAGAAATGCCTGTAACCGCTATCATGACGCCAAGAACAGTATTGTTTAGACTGCCTACCGACTTAACTCAGGATCAGTTTACACGTCAGTACATGGCAAAACCTTTTACTCGAATTCCTGTCTATGACCAAGAGCCAGATAACATTATTGGTTACGTGAATAGAAACGATATTTTGCTTGCTGAGCGTAACACTCCAAAAGAGTCGATCGCCGTGCTTAAGAAGAGCCTATTGGTGATCCCAGAGACCGCCAAGATTTTGCCTCTATTTGAGCTAATGATTAAGCGAAATACTAAGATTGCTATGGTAGTAGATGAATACGGTTCTCACGAAGGTATTGTTACCTTAGAAGATATCGTTGAATCATTACTCGGCCTTGAGATTGTCGATTCAAACGACCCTGTAACAGACATGCAGCAATTTGCACGTAAGTTATGGAGTCGCCGCATGAAAGACAAAGGCATAGTATTATCTGATGATGGCGATTTCGAAAAAGAAGAGCGCTAA
- the ispG gene encoding flavodoxin-dependent (E)-4-hydroxy-3-methylbut-2-enyl-diphosphate synthase, whose product MYNESPIIRRKSSRIYVGNVPIGDGAPIAVQSMTNTRTTDVEATVAQIKALENVGADIVRVSVPTMDAAEAFKLIKQQTSIPLIADIHFDYRIALKVAEYGVDCLRINPGNIGNEERIRSVVECARDMNIPIRIGVNGGSLEKDLMDKYKEPTPEALLESAMRHVDILDRLNFDQFKVSVKASDVFLAVESYRLLAKQIVQPLHLGITEAGGARAGSVKSAVGLGMLLADGIGDTLRISLAADPVEEIKVGFDILKSLRIRSRGINFIACPSCSRQEFDVISTVNELEQRLEDIVTPMDVSIIGCVVNGPGEALVSDIGLTGGNRMSGYYDDGVRQKERFDNTNIVDSLEAKIRAKAAIVAGRIPAQDLNK is encoded by the coding sequence ATGTATAACGAATCTCCTATTATCAGACGCAAATCAAGCCGCATTTATGTAGGCAATGTACCTATTGGTGATGGTGCCCCAATCGCGGTACAGTCAATGACCAATACTCGTACAACAGATGTTGAAGCGACGGTTGCGCAAATTAAGGCGTTAGAAAATGTTGGTGCAGACATTGTTCGCGTTTCAGTGCCAACCATGGACGCGGCCGAAGCCTTTAAGCTGATCAAACAGCAAACATCAATACCTTTAATCGCCGATATTCATTTTGACTACCGTATCGCCCTTAAAGTAGCTGAATATGGCGTGGACTGCTTGCGTATTAATCCAGGTAATATCGGTAACGAAGAGCGTATTCGTAGCGTAGTTGAATGTGCGCGCGATATGAATATTCCTATTCGTATCGGTGTGAACGGCGGTTCATTAGAGAAAGATCTGATGGATAAATACAAAGAGCCAACACCAGAAGCTCTACTTGAGTCAGCAATGCGTCACGTAGATATTCTTGACCGTTTGAACTTCGATCAGTTTAAGGTCAGTGTTAAGGCATCGGACGTGTTCTTAGCGGTAGAGTCATACCGTTTACTGGCTAAGCAAATCGTGCAGCCATTGCACCTTGGTATTACCGAAGCGGGCGGCGCGCGTGCTGGTTCAGTGAAGTCTGCCGTAGGTCTAGGCATGCTACTTGCCGATGGTATAGGTGACACGCTACGTATTTCATTGGCGGCCGATCCAGTCGAAGAGATCAAAGTCGGCTTCGACATCCTAAAGTCGCTACGTATTCGCTCACGCGGGATTAACTTTATCGCTTGCCCATCGTGTTCGCGCCAAGAGTTTGATGTGATCTCAACGGTAAACGAGTTAGAGCAGCGCCTAGAAGATATCGTGACGCCTATGGATGTATCTATCATTGGCTGTGTAGTCAATGGCCCAGGTGAAGCCTTGGTATCAGATATCGGTCTTACTGGTGGTAACCGCATGAGCGGTTATTACGACGATGGTGTGCGCCAGAAAGAGCGTTTTGACAATACCAATATTGTCGATTCGTTAGAGGCAAAGATCCGCGCTAAAGCGGCCATTGTTGCGGGTCGCATTCCGGCTCAAGATTTAAATAAGTAA
- a CDS encoding bifunctional metallophosphatase/5'-nucleotidase has product MTTTLPKSVATKAQYKLKLAHINDTHSHFDANRIQFTICEQQKELTLYSHTGGYARIAYQLKQARNTAKKERQEFLFLHGGDSFQGTLYFNEFKGKANSDLLNMLQPDAMVLGNHEIDAGNEPVLDFLNDIKFPLMAGNMDLSQECLNKSARLANHRNLLDFNPESQTAKVLLKPLADKQIACFGITLDQMSEIAGPDEDTHFINAIATTRRTVAQLKAQGIDHIIVLSHLGLDQDKVLASEVDGISLIVGGHSHTLQGDFSELGLSNMPYGERINDTAIVHAGKYAETLGIADITFDSKGKVLTLMGGNYFMLDQQFILQASDDVSPQDYLNVRQQLQSHPLILWDGEDSLVQTRIQQKYRPSLDALNNKILGFVPKSLVHTRLPSKALPHGSEIAPWVSRSMYQETRELGVEVDFALHNAGGVRQSLDKGDVSLAEILGRILPFDIPLVTYEIQGQYLFQMLESAINAATNNSVIGTGAGSFPYTYGLKYFYDGKQALGQRIIKLEVLSDVEGTMQWREVDAKAHYKGVSSSYTASGKEGYHPILKANWQKDVDGLSLPQAFIRFISKAQSLDEVLEPQVHYTSHNLAPL; this is encoded by the coding sequence ATGACAACCACCCTACCTAAATCAGTGGCGACAAAAGCGCAATACAAGTTAAAACTTGCCCACATCAATGACACTCACTCACACTTCGATGCAAACCGTATTCAATTTACGATTTGTGAGCAGCAAAAAGAGCTGACTCTCTATAGCCACACAGGTGGTTATGCTCGTATCGCTTACCAGCTCAAACAAGCAAGAAACACAGCCAAAAAAGAACGGCAGGAATTTTTATTCTTGCACGGCGGAGACAGTTTCCAAGGCACGCTTTACTTCAATGAGTTCAAAGGTAAAGCCAACTCAGACCTGTTGAACATGCTCCAGCCTGATGCCATGGTGCTAGGCAATCATGAAATAGACGCGGGTAACGAGCCAGTACTCGACTTTCTTAATGATATTAAGTTTCCCCTAATGGCTGGCAACATGGATCTTAGCCAAGAGTGCCTAAATAAAAGTGCGCGCCTAGCTAATCACCGAAACTTACTCGACTTTAACCCTGAGTCACAAACTGCCAAAGTACTGCTAAAGCCATTAGCTGATAAGCAAATCGCCTGCTTTGGCATCACGCTCGACCAAATGAGTGAAATTGCAGGCCCTGATGAAGACACCCATTTTATTAACGCTATCGCCACTACTCGGCGCACGGTTGCTCAGCTAAAGGCTCAGGGCATTGACCACATTATCGTATTGAGTCACCTAGGGCTGGATCAAGATAAAGTCTTAGCCAGTGAAGTCGATGGCATTAGCCTCATTGTTGGTGGTCACTCACATACCCTACAAGGTGACTTTAGTGAGCTTGGCTTATCTAATATGCCCTATGGTGAGCGTATTAACGATACCGCGATAGTACACGCAGGTAAGTATGCCGAAACCTTAGGTATTGCCGACATCACTTTTGACTCTAAAGGTAAGGTATTAACGCTCATGGGTGGCAATTACTTCATGTTAGATCAGCAGTTTATCCTGCAGGCTTCCGATGATGTCAGTCCTCAAGATTATCTAAATGTTCGTCAACAACTACAATCCCATCCACTGATCTTATGGGATGGTGAAGATAGCTTGGTGCAGACAAGAATTCAGCAAAAATACCGACCTAGTCTCGATGCGCTAAATAATAAAATCTTGGGCTTTGTCCCTAAAAGCTTGGTTCATACACGCTTGCCCAGCAAAGCTCTGCCCCACGGCAGTGAAATTGCGCCATGGGTCAGCCGTAGCATGTATCAGGAAACCAGAGAGCTAGGGGTTGAGGTCGACTTCGCACTGCATAATGCCGGTGGCGTACGTCAGTCTCTCGATAAAGGTGATGTGAGTTTGGCGGAGATCTTAGGACGCATTTTACCTTTCGACATCCCATTAGTGACCTATGAGATCCAAGGCCAGTATCTATTTCAGATGCTAGAGTCTGCGATAAATGCGGCAACCAATAACAGTGTGATTGGCACTGGTGCGGGAAGCTTCCCTTACACCTATGGCTTGAAATACTTTTATGATGGTAAACAGGCTTTAGGACAACGCATCATCAAGCTTGAAGTCCTCAGTGATGTAGAAGGTACAATGCAGTGGCGAGAAGTCGATGCGAAGGCTCATTATAAAGGGGTCTCCTCTTCCTATACCGCATCGGGTAAGGAAGGTTATCACCCGATATTGAAAGCAAATTGGCAAAAAGATGTCGATGGCTTGAGTCTGCCACAAGCTTTCATTCGCTTTATCAGTAAAGCCCAAAGCTTAGATGAAGTGCTCGAACCACAGGTTCACTACACCAGCCATAATCTCGCGCCACTGTAA
- a CDS encoding nuclear transport factor 2 family protein has protein sequence MFNLSASKALCIIWLVSSSVSINALASDSPESDKQQAAKVLDALNQYSSNADWDSYFALYDDKGIFIGTDVNEHWGKAEFEQYARPTKGWRYDLTSRKMTQHGDVILFDEILSSPSYGVSRGTGTLIKTVQGWKIAQYHLSFPIPNAIAKSITKQIKAVEN, from the coding sequence ATGTTTAATCTAAGCGCCTCGAAGGCCTTATGCATTATATGGCTAGTCTCAAGCTCTGTTTCAATCAATGCACTCGCCAGTGACAGTCCTGAGAGTGACAAGCAGCAGGCTGCCAAAGTGTTGGATGCACTAAACCAATATTCATCTAATGCTGACTGGGATAGCTACTTTGCACTATACGATGATAAAGGCATTTTTATTGGTACAGATGTAAATGAACATTGGGGAAAAGCTGAATTTGAGCAATACGCTAGGCCAACGAAAGGATGGCGTTACGATTTAACCAGTAGAAAGATGACACAACACGGCGATGTGATTTTGTTTGACGAGATTTTATCTAGCCCCTCTTATGGCGTGAGTCGCGGCACGGGTACCTTAATCAAAACCGTACAAGGCTGGAAAATAGCTCAATACCACTTAAGCTTTCCGATCCCCAACGCTATAGCAAAATCGATTACCAAGCAGATAAAAGCAGTCGAAAATTAA
- a CDS encoding DUF3820 family protein: MDEKLLFEAVTQKMPFGKYAGRYLLELPEPYLVWFHSKGFPEGKLGQQLALMYEVKLNGLEGMLQPILDEAKRS; encoded by the coding sequence ATGGATGAAAAACTTCTATTTGAAGCCGTTACTCAAAAGATGCCTTTTGGTAAATATGCAGGAAGGTATTTACTCGAACTACCTGAACCTTATTTAGTCTGGTTCCATTCAAAAGGCTTCCCTGAAGGAAAACTGGGCCAGCAATTAGCGTTAATGTATGAGGTCAAGTTAAATGGTCTTGAAGGTATGTTGCAGCCTATATTAGATGAGGCAAAGCGTTCTTAA
- a CDS encoding RodZ domain-containing protein — protein MKNEQNQEPNVDNESLVDEPTLTLGVLLKTARENKGLSIEAIAAQLHLRPTIVQEIEADNLEAVGAATYVRGYVKNYARAVQADPFTVQECLNKQLANDDEPSMQSFSRKTTRQARDGRLMALTYLIVFVLLALMVWWWFQKSSLETAVDYSQPTAEEVAASVQLPDSSPAEPLLVAHQDSAVEQFSEAVDEASQLANEGSQAETDFTAVLSEPVLAETVQSDTSSADIAPSVTTDATAGSSLKLSLTGDCWIKIADATGKTLVSDLRKAGSEINLVGAEPFSVTLGAPQVVNIQLNGKAISLEQYPSGKVARLTLPLAGQ, from the coding sequence ATGAAAAATGAACAGAATCAAGAGCCCAATGTAGATAATGAAAGCCTAGTGGATGAGCCGACGCTCACACTGGGCGTTTTGCTAAAAACAGCCCGCGAAAATAAGGGGCTGTCGATAGAGGCGATTGCAGCACAATTGCATTTACGTCCCACTATCGTGCAAGAGATTGAGGCCGATAATTTAGAGGCAGTTGGCGCAGCAACTTATGTGCGCGGCTATGTGAAAAACTACGCTCGGGCAGTGCAGGCCGACCCGTTTACCGTACAAGAGTGCTTAAATAAGCAACTTGCGAATGACGATGAGCCATCGATGCAGAGTTTTTCTCGCAAGACCACACGTCAGGCTCGTGATGGCCGCTTGATGGCGTTGACCTATCTTATCGTGTTTGTGCTGTTAGCATTAATGGTCTGGTGGTGGTTCCAAAAGTCTTCGCTAGAGACTGCGGTTGATTATTCACAACCAACGGCAGAAGAGGTGGCAGCATCGGTACAGCTACCTGATTCGAGCCCTGCTGAGCCATTGCTGGTTGCTCATCAAGATTCTGCTGTTGAACAGTTCTCAGAAGCTGTTGATGAGGCATCGCAACTTGCGAATGAGGGCAGCCAAGCTGAAACTGATTTTACAGCGGTGCTCTCTGAGCCTGTTTTAGCTGAAACGGTTCAATCAGATACTTCTTCTGCAGACATAGCACCGTCTGTTACAACAGATGCCACAGCAGGCTCATCGCTAAAATTAAGCCTAACAGGAGACTGCTGGATTAAAATCGCCGATGCGACAGGCAAGACCCTAGTCAGCGATCTTAGGAAAGCCGGTAGCGAGATTAACTTAGTTGGGGCAGAGCCGTTTTCGGTGACGTTAGGCGCCCCTCAAGTAGTCAATATCCAACTAAATGGTAAAGCGATTAGTTTGGAGCAGTATCCTAGCGGTAAGGTGGCGAGATTAACGTTGCCACTCGCAGGACAATAA
- a CDS encoding zinc-dependent peptidase, with amino-acid sequence MLAIFLILLFSISAIAWIASASWRARRRRKLISQQPFPHEWREILKRRIPFFRTLPADLQLQLKKHIQVFIAEKRFVGCDDLKITDDIRVTVAAQACLLLLNRTTDFYPRLKEILIYPSVFIVENQQHHGAGVVSEQRRVLSGESWQHGRVILSWQTTKHDAAVPDDGSNVVIHEFAHQLDQEDGSANGAPILQHSKDYASWSEVLMQEFQALVRASQYGEHSLFSYYGATNPAEFFAVVSEVFFEQPHDFIALHPALYRELSAFYQLDPVNWH; translated from the coding sequence ATGTTGGCGATCTTTCTTATCCTACTGTTCAGTATTAGCGCCATAGCATGGATTGCTAGTGCGTCATGGCGTGCTCGTCGTCGACGGAAATTAATTAGCCAACAGCCTTTCCCCCATGAATGGCGAGAGATCTTAAAACGTCGTATTCCTTTTTTTAGGACATTACCCGCAGATCTGCAGCTACAACTGAAGAAACACATTCAAGTATTTATCGCAGAAAAACGCTTTGTCGGCTGCGATGATTTAAAAATTACCGATGATATTCGTGTCACGGTGGCCGCTCAAGCCTGTTTATTATTACTCAATAGAACAACCGATTTTTATCCAAGATTAAAAGAGATCCTCATTTATCCATCGGTATTTATTGTCGAAAACCAGCAGCATCATGGTGCAGGAGTGGTGTCAGAGCAGCGAAGAGTCCTATCGGGTGAATCATGGCAACATGGCCGTGTAATATTGTCTTGGCAAACCACTAAGCACGACGCCGCTGTACCTGATGATGGCAGTAATGTAGTCATCCATGAGTTTGCCCACCAATTAGATCAAGAAGATGGCAGTGCAAACGGGGCTCCTATTCTGCAACATAGCAAGGATTACGCTTCTTGGTCTGAAGTATTAATGCAGGAATTTCAAGCGTTAGTAAGGGCGAGTCAATACGGTGAACATTCACTTTTTAGCTATTATGGCGCCACTAACCCAGCGGAATTTTTTGCCGTTGTGAGTGAAGTTTTTTTCGAGCAGCCCCATGACTTTATCGCATTACATCCAGCGCTTTACCGAGAGCTAAGCGCTTTTTACCAGCTCGATCCGGTGAATTGGCATTAA
- a CDS encoding GNAT family N-acetyltransferase: MLKLIPYQKCYAVEVSMLAHISICGISEDVYCEEEKSAWSFAPRSAYHWHKRLSKSQTWLVVDDKRIESDKAFCCGFINLETQFESRGYIDSLYVHPAYQRRGIASQLYTALEQWARQQKFDELSVDASKVSKPLFESMGFKVRHRSYQEKRGVVIMGYYMLKGLI, translated from the coding sequence ATGCTTAAACTGATCCCATATCAAAAATGTTATGCCGTTGAGGTCTCAATGCTGGCGCATATTTCGATTTGCGGCATAAGCGAGGACGTTTATTGCGAAGAAGAAAAGTCGGCATGGTCTTTTGCACCAAGATCAGCATATCACTGGCATAAGAGGCTATCTAAATCTCAAACTTGGTTGGTGGTGGATGACAAGCGTATAGAGTCTGACAAGGCTTTTTGCTGCGGCTTTATTAATCTTGAGACTCAATTTGAGAGTCGTGGCTATATTGATAGTTTATATGTGCATCCAGCCTATCAGCGGCGCGGTATTGCAAGTCAGTTATATACAGCGTTAGAGCAATGGGCGAGGCAGCAAAAATTTGATGAGCTATCGGTCGATGCCTCAAAGGTGTCGAAACCGCTCTTCGAATCAATGGGCTTTAAAGTTAGACATCGTAGCTATCAAGAGAAGCGGGGTGTGGTCATCATGGGCTATTACATGCTTAAGGGGCTGATTTAG
- a CDS encoding AAA family ATPase has translation MIILVGGEKGGSGKSCLAQNVAVFLTAECQASVIMVDCDPQRTTSDWIHARNNNSDLPSINCVQLYGKIRNDLLSLEQHYDYVIVDCGGQDNLALRATMSVASHVLMPLRPKRRDLKTVSHMDDIVATCMMINPKMRATFVITQCPSLPNQANRIFEAKEVCKTYDINVLDAITYSRNIYDDSEESGLSVLEIEPNGKAAGEIRGIACEMLQVNSATEIRNRLAEKQMNKMRGNYGSGRSQEKLYAV, from the coding sequence ATGATCATACTCGTCGGTGGCGAAAAAGGTGGTAGTGGTAAAAGTTGCCTAGCCCAAAATGTCGCTGTATTTCTAACAGCAGAATGCCAAGCCTCAGTTATTATGGTTGATTGCGATCCTCAACGTACGACTTCAGATTGGATCCATGCCCGCAATAATAACTCTGACTTACCCAGTATTAATTGTGTGCAACTTTACGGAAAAATCCGTAATGATCTCCTTAGTTTAGAGCAGCATTATGATTATGTAATCGTAGATTGTGGTGGCCAAGATAACTTAGCGCTGCGCGCAACGATGTCGGTCGCGTCACACGTGCTTATGCCTCTGCGTCCTAAACGTCGAGATCTGAAAACAGTCAGTCATATGGATGATATCGTCGCTACTTGTATGATGATAAACCCTAAAATGCGTGCCACTTTTGTTATTACCCAATGCCCTAGCCTGCCTAATCAGGCAAACCGGATCTTTGAAGCTAAAGAAGTTTGTAAGACATACGACATCAATGTGTTAGATGCGATTACCTATAGCCGCAATATCTACGATGACAGCGAAGAATCTGGCCTGTCAGTACTCGAGATTGAACCTAATGGAAAAGCCGCTGGGGAGATAAGGGGCATTGCCTGTGAAATGCTACAAGTAAACAGTGCCACTGAAATTCGCAATCGCCTTGCTGAAAAACAGATGAACAAGATGAGAGGTAATTATGGGTCTGGCAGATCTCAAGAAAAACTCTACGCCGTCTAG
- a CDS encoding bifunctional tRNA (adenosine(37)-C2)-methyltransferase TrmG/ribosomal RNA large subunit methyltransferase RlmN, translating to MSEKKINLLDLDRKALRALFTEMGEKPFRADQLMKWIYHFGVSDFEEMTNINKVLRAKLAAKCEIVAPEISSYQKSVDGTIKFAINVGDGQEVETVYIPEDDRATLCVSSQVGCALECTFCSTAQQGFNRNLTVAEIVGQIWRVADFIGFVKDTGERPITNVVMMGMGEPLLNLKNVIPAMDIMLDDFGFSLSKRRVTLSTSGVVPALDKLGDVLDVALAVSIHAPNDELRDVLVPVNKKYPLEEFLGGIRRYIAKSNANRGRVTVEYVMLDHINDSTDQAHELAKLMKDTPCKVNLIPFNPYPGSPYGRSSNSRIDRFSKVLMEYGLTVIVRKTRGDDIDAACGQLAGDIRDRTKRLAKKQMQQNQISVTIN from the coding sequence ATGAGTGAAAAGAAGATCAATTTATTGGATCTTGATCGTAAAGCATTAAGAGCGCTATTTACCGAAATGGGTGAAAAGCCATTCCGTGCTGATCAATTGATGAAATGGATTTATCATTTTGGCGTTAGTGACTTCGAAGAAATGACGAACATTAACAAAGTATTGCGCGCTAAACTTGCCGCGAAATGCGAAATCGTCGCCCCTGAAATTTCAAGTTATCAAAAGTCTGTTGATGGCACAATTAAGTTCGCTATCAACGTTGGTGATGGTCAAGAAGTTGAAACGGTTTATATCCCTGAAGATGACCGTGCCACGCTATGTGTATCGTCGCAAGTGGGTTGTGCCCTAGAGTGTACTTTCTGCTCAACGGCGCAGCAAGGCTTTAACCGTAACCTAACGGTTGCAGAGATCGTAGGCCAAATTTGGCGCGTTGCCGACTTTATCGGTTTCGTGAAAGACACAGGTGAACGTCCAATCACAAACGTTGTGATGATGGGCATGGGTGAACCATTACTCAACTTAAAGAATGTGATCCCAGCGATGGATATCATGTTGGATGATTTTGGTTTCAGCCTATCTAAGCGCCGTGTAACCTTATCGACATCAGGTGTTGTACCAGCTCTTGATAAATTGGGTGATGTACTAGACGTCGCATTAGCCGTGAGTATTCACGCACCTAATGATGAGCTGCGTGACGTATTGGTTCCAGTTAACAAAAAATATCCACTAGAAGAGTTCTTAGGGGGTATTCGTCGCTATATCGCTAAATCTAATGCTAACCGCGGTCGCGTCACCGTTGAGTACGTCATGCTAGATCATATTAATGACAGTACAGATCAGGCTCATGAGTTAGCTAAGCTGATGAAAGATACGCCGTGTAAGGTTAACCTTATTCCGTTTAACCCATACCCGGGTTCTCCATATGGGCGTTCATCGAACTCTCGTATCGATAGATTCTCGAAAGTCTTGATGGAATATGGCCTAACCGTTATCGTTCGTAAGACTCGTGGTGACGATATCGATGCTGCATGTGGTCAGTTAGCGGGTGACATTCGCGATAGAACCAAACGTTTAGCAAAAAAACAAATGCAACAAAATCAAATTTCAGTCACAATAAACTAA
- a CDS encoding GNAT family N-acetyltransferase, which produces MKQPVFTVRPFVINDVTELAQVFHLSIKQGAASHYSEQERAVWSPNLRSDEVWLERLSGTLTWVAEANQRIIGFINLKKPSDLNGDSHIDIEQATAGFLTQAEVDCLFTHPEFVGMGVAKALYLELEKKALTLGVKQLAVQASYLAKPVFERFAFQTIKQNSHNKGDQVLVNFSMVKPLA; this is translated from the coding sequence ATGAAACAACCAGTATTCACAGTCAGACCATTCGTGATTAACGACGTCACCGAGCTGGCTCAGGTGTTTCACTTGAGCATTAAACAGGGCGCAGCCTCTCATTACAGTGAGCAAGAGCGCGCGGTTTGGTCACCTAACTTGCGTAGCGATGAGGTTTGGCTTGAGCGTTTATCAGGGACGTTAACTTGGGTCGCTGAAGCAAACCAACGTATTATCGGTTTTATCAATCTCAAGAAACCAAGCGATTTAAATGGCGATAGTCATATCGATATTGAACAGGCTACTGCAGGCTTTTTAACTCAAGCAGAGGTTGATTGCTTGTTTACTCATCCTGAGTTTGTGGGTATGGGAGTAGCTAAAGCTTTATATCTTGAACTTGAAAAAAAGGCGCTAACACTCGGGGTTAAGCAGTTAGCGGTACAGGCCTCATATTTGGCTAAGCCCGTGTTTGAACGGTTTGCGTTTCAAACTATTAAACAAAATAGCCATAATAAAGGGGACCAAGTACTGGTCAACTTCAGTATGGTAAAGCCGTTAGCCTAA